The Deltaproteobacteria bacterium genomic sequence TGGTAGATGTCTGAATATAGGTAATGCCGCCTGTCGGGGAATTAATAACCATTAAAGTTGAGCCGTCAGGCGTTATTGCAAGGCCATTTGGATGCCCGCCTGAGGATGAGCCGAGAGAGATGGTATTAACAACACTGTTGGAAGACGTGTTTATAACAGATATAGTATTATCATTCGCATTAGCAACATAAAGCTTTGTTTGATCGGGTGTTAATAATATCGCTGACGGATATGATCCGGTAGTAATGGTTGTTGTCACTCCGTAAGTACCGGATGCATTAAAATTATATTGAAATACATTTACGGCATTTGATGTACTGTTGGCTACATAAACCGCATTTGCACTTGAATTTGCCGCTATACTTATAGGACCGCCTCCCCATGTTTGCACAGTGGTTGGAGATGAAGAACCAACCGGAAAATATGAGAATGTATCATTTGCATAATTTGTTACAAATACAGTGTTATTGGCTATGCAAATACCGATAGGTCCGCTCCCGACTGAAATCGTGGACGTAGTAAAGCCGGTTGAGCTGTTCAGGTTTATGGCATAAACAGAATTATTTCCATAGTTTGTAACATAAGCCGTTGTTCCATCATGAGTAATAGTTACCATTGATGGATTTGTTCCGAGAAGGACTTTTTGAGCAATCTGGTTGTTTGAAAAGTTGATAAGGTCTACATAGCCTGTCTGGCTTTCAGCCACAACAACGTACGTCCCGTTTCCTGCAATACCATAGGGGCCGTTGCCGACAGAAATAGAGCCAATCTTTGTATTTGGGAAGGCGTAAGAAATCGTTGTACTAAATAAGATCAATGCGGCTATCACCATAATTATAGGCAAAAATGATGATAAAAGCTTCCCTGTTTCCAGAATAGGGCGGAGCGTTGCCCCGCTCCTGCATTTATCTGATCTATTGCCGGTCATTACAGGCACAGACCCCACATGCAAACACTCCTGTTTCATAATAACCCGTCTTTTATCATCTGTTCTGCTATCTGTATAGCATTCAGTGCAGCACCCTTTTTTAATTGATCGCCCACAACCCAGAAATTTAAACCGTTCTCAACGGAATCGTCCTCTCTTATCCTGCCCACATAACAATCATCTTTTCCAGCTACAAACAGAGGCATTGGGTATTTCTTATTGGCCGGGTCGTCTTCCACCTGAACACCCGGAAAAGCGTTTATAAGTTCCATCGCCTTTTGTCTTGTGATCTTTTTCTCTGTCTCGATATTAACTGCTACAGAATGCGCCCTGAAAACAGGCACCCTGACGGTCGTCGGGGAAACCTTTATCGTCTGATCGTTCAATATCTTTCTTGATTCATTGATAAGCTTCATCTCTTCTTTTGTATATCCGTTCTCGAGAAATACATCAATGTGCGGAAGAACATTAAATGCGATCTGATATGGAAATGCTTCCACCTTTAGAGGCTCGCCTTTTACATAAGCCCTTACCTGGGCTTCAAGCTCTGCCATTGCCTTTGCACCGGCGCCTGAAACCGCCTGATAGCTTGTTGCAACCATTCTTTTTATCTTACCGTACATATGAAGAGGTGCAGCACCCATTAATGTAACAATGGTAGTGCAATTCGGATTTGCGATGATCCCTCTTTTTTTATACAGCTTTATTGCATCAGGATTTATCTCCGGCACGATAAGAGGAATATCGGGTTCCATTCTGAATGCAGAGCTATTATCAATCACAACGGCACCTGCCTTAACTGCGTGTGATGCAAATTCTTTACTTCTTGAAGCACCGGCTGAAAACAAAGCTATCTCAACCCCTGTGAATGACTTTGTTCCAAGCTCTTCTACGATTACAGCCTCTCCATTAAATTTTAATTGTTTACCCTTTGACCTGTTTGATGCAAGCAGTTTTAGTTCTCTAACAGGAAATTTTCGTTCCTCAAGTAATTCCAACATTACCTGTCCCACCGCGCCTGTTGCCCCTGCAATAGCGACTGAATAACTTTTACTGCCCATTTTTTTCAACTCCTTTTATTTAATTGTACTCTATTTTTTACCATTTCAATCTGTCTGCCCTTACAAAAGTTATGAACGTATGAACTCATTTCTGTCATTCCCGTGTAAACGTGAACCCCGTTCTTTATTCGTTCTATAATTTACTTCTTTCAAAAAAACAACATCTGGATTCCCGCTCCCCGTTTTCACGGGGGCAAGTTTCCCGGAAATGAAACAGAGGAATCTTTAATTGCTCTATCCTATCCTATTCAATATCTCCTCACCCATTTCTGATGTAGAAACCAATCTGCCTGTGCCGTCATTTATATCCTTTGTCCTCAATCCACTATCAAGTGTCTTTTGAACAGCATTATCTATTATATCAGCTAAATCGGGTTTATTAAAGCTGTATTTTAGCATCATTGATACGGATGCTATTGTTGCTATGGGATTTGCTATGCCCTGACCGGCAATATCAGGCGCTGAGCCATGGATCGGCTCGTATATACCGCCTTTATCCCCGATACTTGCCGAAGGCAGCATTCCAAGCGAGCCTGTCAGCATGGATGCCTCATCACTCAGAATATCACCAAACATATTGTCCGTTAAAATCACATCAAACTGACCCGGGTTTCTTATGAGCTGCATTGCACAGTTATCCACATATAAGTGATCAAGCTTTATATCGGGATAATCTACCTTCACCTCATTAACAACCTGTCGCCATAGCATGGAGGTTTCAAGTATATTCGCCTTATCAACACTTGTTACATGCTTTTTTCTTAACATGGCAAATTCATAAGCCTTTTTTGCAATCCTTACTATTTCATCCTTTTTATAAACAAGGGTGTTATAACCCTTCCTATCTTTTTTTATACCTCTCGGTTTGCCGAAATATATGCCGCCAGTAAGCTCTCTTACAACAAGGATATCAACATCTTTGATAACT encodes the following:
- a CDS encoding aspartate-semialdehyde dehydrogenase encodes the protein MGSKSYSVAIAGATGAVGQVMLELLEERKFPVRELKLLASNRSKGKQLKFNGEAVIVEELGTKSFTGVEIALFSAGASRSKEFASHAVKAGAVVIDNSSAFRMEPDIPLIVPEINPDAIKLYKKRGIIANPNCTTIVTLMGAAPLHMYGKIKRMVATSYQAVSGAGAKAMAELEAQVRAYVKGEPLKVEAFPYQIAFNVLPHIDVFLENGYTKEEMKLINESRKILNDQTIKVSPTTVRVPVFRAHSVAVNIETEKKITRQKAMELINAFPGVQVEDDPANKKYPMPLFVAGKDDCYVGRIREDDSVENGLNFWVVGDQLKKGAALNAIQIAEQMIKDGLL
- the leuB gene encoding 3-isopropylmalate dehydrogenase, with the protein product MKKRIVVFPGDGIGPEVIEQAKKVLTRAAEIGSLKLDIQEFPIGGASIDVYGVPLKDEFLKHAKKAHAVMLGAVGGPKWDNVDPSIRPEKALLALRKELKAYANLRPVKPFVSLLNASTLKPEVIKDVDILVVRELTGGIYFGKPRGIKKDRKGYNTLVYKKDEIVRIAKKAYEFAMLRKKHVTSVDKANILETSMLWRQVVNEVKVDYPDIKLDHLYVDNCAMQLIRNPGQFDVILTDNMFGDILSDEASMLTGSLGMLPSASIGDKGGIYEPIHGSAPDIAGQGIANPIATIASVSMMLKYSFNKPDLADIIDNAVQKTLDSGLRTKDINDGTGRLVSTSEMGEEILNRIG